Proteins found in one Gemmatimonadota bacterium genomic segment:
- a CDS encoding SDR family NAD(P)-dependent oxidoreductase, translating to MLPPQELCASGTPRLREKYLLGMSPPRPRLPESGEPIAIIGMACRFPGANDMEAFWRLLEAGGHAVTEGTPGSGIGRVGELFPDPEVQSVACRFGAYLDDLAHFDASFFRISPVEAQLLDPQQRMMLETSWRALEDAGIDPEALKGSRTGVYAGISNNEYRGLVLDVSDTSEPAASLYSVTGTSFNTAIGRVAYALGLEGPAIALDTACSSSLVAIHQAVSGLQRGDADLALAGGVHAILSGRLLEMRATAGMLSPDGRCATFDAAANGYVRGEGCGIVILKRLREAEEDGDRIWGVVRGAAVNQDGASPGLTVPSGPAQERVMADALRRAGLEPSDVDYVEAHGTGTEVGDPIEANSTGAAYGEGRDHDDPLLIGSVKTNIGHLEAAAGVAGVMKVVLAMRHRTIPRHLHFRTPSPRMDWSRLPLAVTAEQTAWPRRTARPPTAGVSGFGWSGTNAHVVLEGYEAEAAAHPSREWRSPPGAPVSVPAPARTNVALRPRPARLLPLSGRSEETLRRLAGRYPGWLDARARELSVAETPGGGLLADMAWTAGIGRAHFSHRAGIVFREPESLREGLRALAEGEAEVPVDPVVETPKVAFAYTGQASQWVGMGRQLYQTEPVVREVLDRCEAAYGAKRDASLLDAMFGAGDAPADLDHPAWKQPAIYALECALTALWASIGIRPDVVIGHSLGEIAAAQAADVFGLEDGLRFAADRGTRMADLPGEGAMAAIFAPATRVVDAVARHNATSAGPGVSVAADNGAHQAVSGPADDVEALLQRFEEEDVRVRRLCRSPAYHSALIEPALNELEASLNGFDIASPSVDFVSTLTGRAIGPGELLDGDYWRRQARRPVAFRRAVETLAESGVNVVIEIGPHSVLGPMVGLAWPDAGIPAGPPVAIPSLLRPGRHVSEGEAADAFVAAAGRAYRLGLPVFFPGLFAGESRRRIALPGYPFQRERHWVKAARRRRAGADHPLLGTRHESASGEITFETELLPSDPEWLTDHRVFDRLVAPGALYGAMAVSACLAEGEGAQALEDMQLQSPLIFEDDDAETRPGGNGRKMQVLFDASEDGTSRRVRILSRSDGAAEWTLHAEGRTAPGASARGEEADVRVDVERLKGGLESQDVRAFYRARAGVGIDLGPSFRTLAEVWSRPGEAVAEVVVPEGLDGSGLEVHPLLLDGCFQVMSAARGPAGTEGGTTYLPFGWDRLWLSARLPERVICHARLREDPQGRDATDDADADVDDAAEVFAGDLRIYDRSGFLLGGLTGYTIKKATRATLLSAVEGLNELLYEVAWRDRPLPPGMADAAFLTDPAAVAGGTRLFTGYLSDEGVGAEDRDALLDDLERVSRAYALLALDRLGWERKAGAVVRTTELRGLLQVRDEHTRLFRRMLEMLARSGMLEETEDGFIVIVSSGEPLPPGMPADADAYAARMAERYAHGSNEIGLFRRSGDALAEVLRGREDPLSLLFSSGEPTAADLYLKAPVARAANRMLADAIRSLLAESAPGRRLRVIEVGAGTGSATASVLPELPAGRFEYVYTDISAGFFAEAEARFADSGALIDYRVLDIEKDPVEQGFDAHGYDLLVASNVLHATRFLDETLAHCRDLLAPSGQLVALENLRGQGWLDLTFGQLDGWWRFADRYRPHHALAGPAVWLQVLEDADFGEVEVLGVDASDPNANPDRGVIVARGPVEVAEAPGVWIVAGDEGGVAKELARKLATRNQTVVLAGHDPTRSGMEATPEDGDRTDAAPVREGGARDGGPRVVGATLDMERREDWEALVNGLPDATPLAGIAHLVALDGYGPGATAAQMSGDARRATSTALALVQGAADSDAAPANGLWLVTRGGQVLEREREGQLSGALLWGFGKVVAREAPDLRPRMLDLDPEAPVSVSDMADELLHPEAENHIAYRAGLRRVARLVRAGTGTERLAVPDGTDWQLEPDSAGALERMSVALLPPRALGPRDVRIAVEATGLNFWDVFRSIGFIDEGLLGGEMCGRVLEVGPGVSAVSVGDRIVGLAFGTFGPEAVTREEMVCPAPTNAPATALATLPTAFVSADLSYELARLQPGDRVLIHAGAGGVGLAAIQLAQALGAEVFATASARKRDYLRSLGVEHVFDSRRTAFGKETLEATEGAGVDVVLNSLTGEGFIDSSLACLANGGRFIELARRDILSPREMAAVRPDVDYHILELDTLKEHDPGWPGTSLKRVMGRFAAGGVTPLSHTRWPLTEAEPAMRYMRAARHIGKIVFTTSPLARGHLRPDRTYLVTGGLGGIGCAVARWLADRGAGAIALNGRREPDAEAAETIEALQARGITVRAELADVSDAGALDEMLARMERDLPPLGGVIHSVGVLSDQSLGNQSWDRFRRVLWPKVLGAWHLHRATVDQDLDMFVLFSSVAGVLGNAGQANHAAANAFLDQLAAHRRSLGLAGQSIAWGAWAGLGEAEEQRERIASQLAASGTGWISPQQGLRALERVVRDDPTTAIVAAVDWEVYGDAAESRSPLLEDLLATDGDGDADASDLADDLMAALRETPPSGREELLVSFLKQEVKAVLRLSASPSSSVAFFDLGMDSLMAVELRNRLNRAFAGEYVAPNTVVFDFPDIAELAGHLAVELGAATPTAQEEPEREPGPRTRIESRDGAIAIVGMACRFPGAPDLAAFWRLLETGRDLVTEGRRDHGSWDGIAGNPNDSRDAVRRGAFLEDVDKFDARFFRITPIEAQMMDPRQRLLLETTWHALEDAGIDPSALRGSSTGVYVGVGNGDYRDVAVAAGEDHGYLGTTISVTAGRIAFTFGLNGPAVPVDMACASSLAAVHQAVSALRHEEVELALVGGVNAILSPGIATFMREAGMLSKRGRCSAFDAGADGFVRGEGCGMVVLKRLRDAAAEGDRIWGAIRGSAVNQNGASAGLTIPNGPAQERVIEEALARAGIAPGDVDYLEAHGAGSDLGDPIEVLAASAVYGRGREPARPLLVGSVKTNLGHQECAAGVASLIKAVLAMNAGLIPKHLHFSDPSPHLEWDQLPIRVASEPMVWPAHPDRPARAGVSAFGISGTNAHVVVEAGAVEESPCRVAVTPRAAGPARRVPAELPGNAVEIPPPRGDIARLDTRVLPLSGTSPPALRALAERYWTWLDQHEGAFPAEDGAAASLLGDMAWTAGVGRSHFARRAGVVFRDAESLREGLSALLEADLGPEPKGMPAPPAPPRTAFVYAGEGSERIGMGRDLYAAEPVVRALLDRCDAVFGAERGGPSLIDVMFGRAGAAGRLDDPEGAQPAIYALACARTALWSSVGVRPAVVAGHGIGELAAAWAAGVVTLEDGLRIAAARGAAMSRPRVRMAAAAPAGDPSAPDRDPLAELEAACAGMSFSRPEIVMIGHDTGTVLAADAALDGEYWRRWANAPDTSLGPALALAGTLAEQDVELVFEIGARPGPGPTPLQVWSDGGDPPDRSFAESVARAYEAGLPISFAGLFAGEERRRISLPVYPFQRRRHWFGPAG from the coding sequence ATGCTTCCCCCGCAGGAGCTCTGCGCTTCGGGAACTCCCCGGCTCCGTGAGAAGTACCTACTCGGCATGAGCCCTCCAAGGCCTCGGCTCCCCGAATCCGGAGAGCCGATCGCGATCATCGGTATGGCCTGCCGGTTCCCCGGCGCAAACGACATGGAAGCGTTCTGGCGCCTGCTGGAGGCCGGGGGACATGCCGTCACAGAGGGAACTCCGGGTTCCGGCATTGGGCGTGTGGGCGAACTCTTTCCGGACCCCGAGGTGCAAAGCGTAGCCTGCCGGTTCGGCGCCTATCTCGACGACCTGGCCCATTTCGACGCCTCCTTCTTCCGCATCTCGCCGGTCGAGGCGCAACTGCTCGATCCGCAGCAGCGCATGATGCTGGAGACGAGCTGGCGGGCGCTTGAAGACGCGGGCATCGATCCGGAGGCGCTGAAGGGCAGCCGCACCGGAGTCTATGCCGGGATCAGCAACAACGAGTACCGAGGGCTGGTCCTCGACGTTAGCGACACCTCCGAGCCTGCGGCGAGCCTCTATTCGGTTACCGGTACCTCCTTCAACACCGCCATCGGGCGTGTCGCCTATGCCCTGGGGCTGGAGGGCCCGGCCATCGCGCTGGACACCGCCTGCTCTTCGTCGCTGGTGGCCATTCACCAGGCGGTGTCGGGACTGCAGCGGGGGGATGCGGATCTGGCGCTCGCGGGTGGCGTGCACGCGATCCTCTCGGGCAGGTTGCTGGAAATGCGCGCAACCGCCGGCATGCTGTCGCCCGACGGACGCTGCGCGACCTTCGACGCCGCCGCCAACGGCTACGTTCGTGGCGAGGGGTGCGGCATCGTGATCCTGAAGCGGCTGCGCGAGGCGGAGGAGGACGGCGATCGCATCTGGGGAGTCGTTCGGGGCGCGGCGGTAAACCAGGACGGCGCCAGCCCCGGGCTGACGGTACCGAGCGGCCCGGCGCAGGAGCGGGTTATGGCGGACGCGCTTCGACGGGCCGGGCTCGAGCCTTCGGACGTCGACTACGTGGAGGCACACGGCACCGGCACCGAGGTGGGCGACCCCATCGAAGCCAACTCGACGGGTGCGGCCTACGGAGAGGGGCGCGACCACGACGACCCGCTGCTGATCGGCTCGGTCAAGACCAACATCGGCCACCTGGAGGCGGCGGCGGGGGTCGCAGGAGTGATGAAGGTGGTGCTGGCGATGCGTCACCGGACCATTCCCAGGCATCTTCACTTCCGCACCCCAAGTCCGCGGATGGACTGGTCCCGCCTGCCGCTGGCGGTGACGGCGGAGCAAACGGCATGGCCGCGAAGGACCGCCCGCCCGCCCACGGCGGGAGTGAGCGGGTTCGGCTGGTCGGGGACCAACGCGCACGTGGTGCTCGAGGGGTACGAAGCGGAAGCGGCGGCGCATCCAAGCCGCGAGTGGAGGTCGCCGCCCGGCGCCCCGGTGTCGGTGCCCGCGCCTGCGCGGACGAACGTGGCGCTCCGGCCCCGCCCCGCGCGCCTGCTTCCTCTCTCTGGCAGGTCGGAGGAGACGCTGCGCAGGCTGGCCGGGCGTTATCCGGGCTGGCTCGACGCGCGCGCGCGAGAGCTTTCGGTGGCGGAGACCCCCGGCGGCGGGCTGCTCGCGGACATGGCGTGGACCGCGGGGATCGGGCGCGCTCACTTCAGCCACAGGGCGGGGATCGTGTTCCGCGAGCCCGAATCGCTGCGCGAGGGTCTGCGGGCGCTCGCCGAGGGCGAAGCGGAGGTCCCGGTCGATCCGGTTGTCGAGACGCCGAAGGTCGCGTTCGCCTATACCGGACAGGCCAGCCAGTGGGTGGGGATGGGCAGGCAACTGTACCAGACGGAGCCAGTGGTCCGGGAGGTCCTGGACCGTTGCGAGGCGGCATACGGCGCGAAGCGGGACGCTTCCCTGCTCGATGCGATGTTCGGTGCCGGGGACGCGCCAGCGGATCTCGACCACCCGGCATGGAAGCAACCCGCAATATACGCGCTGGAGTGCGCGCTGACGGCCCTCTGGGCGAGCATCGGGATTCGGCCCGACGTGGTGATCGGCCACAGCCTGGGCGAGATCGCGGCCGCGCAGGCGGCGGACGTGTTCGGCCTGGAAGACGGTCTGCGGTTCGCGGCGGACCGAGGGACGCGCATGGCCGACCTTCCCGGCGAGGGTGCGATGGCCGCGATTTTCGCGCCGGCGACCCGTGTGGTCGATGCGGTCGCCCGGCACAACGCGACGTCGGCGGGGCCGGGCGTGAGCGTGGCCGCAGACAATGGGGCGCACCAGGCCGTGAGCGGGCCAGCAGACGACGTCGAGGCCTTGCTTCAGCGCTTTGAAGAGGAAGATGTGCGCGTGAGACGGCTGTGCAGGAGTCCCGCCTACCACAGTGCGCTGATCGAGCCCGCGCTGAACGAACTGGAAGCCTCGCTGAATGGCTTCGACATCGCCTCGCCGTCGGTCGATTTCGTCAGCACGCTGACCGGCCGCGCGATCGGCCCGGGCGAACTGCTCGACGGCGACTACTGGCGACGTCAGGCGCGCCGCCCGGTGGCCTTCCGACGCGCGGTCGAGACCCTCGCCGAGAGCGGTGTGAATGTGGTGATCGAGATCGGTCCGCACTCCGTGCTGGGGCCCATGGTGGGTCTTGCCTGGCCCGACGCGGGAATCCCCGCCGGACCGCCGGTCGCGATTCCGAGCCTGCTGAGACCGGGCCGCCACGTGTCGGAAGGCGAGGCGGCGGACGCGTTCGTCGCAGCGGCCGGGCGGGCGTACCGGCTCGGGCTTCCGGTCTTCTTCCCAGGGCTCTTCGCCGGGGAATCCCGCCGCCGCATCGCACTGCCGGGCTATCCGTTCCAGCGGGAGCGACACTGGGTCAAGGCCGCCAGGCGGCGCAGGGCCGGTGCGGATCATCCGCTGCTGGGCACCCGCCATGAATCCGCCAGCGGAGAGATCACCTTCGAGACCGAGCTCCTGCCATCGGACCCGGAATGGCTGACCGATCACCGCGTGTTCGACCGCCTTGTCGCGCCCGGCGCACTCTATGGCGCCATGGCGGTGTCGGCGTGCCTGGCCGAGGGAGAGGGAGCGCAGGCTCTGGAGGACATGCAGCTGCAGAGTCCGCTGATCTTCGAGGACGACGACGCCGAGACCCGGCCCGGCGGGAACGGCCGCAAGATGCAGGTGCTGTTCGACGCCTCCGAGGACGGAACATCGCGCCGGGTACGCATCCTCAGCCGAAGCGACGGCGCCGCGGAATGGACCCTGCACGCCGAGGGCCGGACGGCTCCCGGTGCTTCCGCACGCGGGGAGGAGGCTGATGTTCGGGTGGACGTGGAACGCCTGAAAGGGGGACTGGAGTCCCAGGATGTCCGGGCCTTCTACCGCGCCAGGGCCGGCGTGGGCATCGATCTCGGCCCCTCGTTCCGGACGCTGGCCGAGGTCTGGTCGCGGCCCGGCGAGGCCGTCGCCGAGGTGGTCGTTCCCGAGGGTCTCGATGGCAGTGGCTTGGAGGTCCACCCGCTGCTCCTCGACGGGTGCTTCCAGGTCATGTCAGCAGCGCGCGGGCCGGCCGGCACCGAAGGGGGAACCACCTATCTGCCCTTCGGGTGGGACCGGCTGTGGTTGTCGGCTCGTCTTCCCGAGCGCGTCATCTGCCACGCCCGCTTGCGTGAGGATCCGCAGGGCCGGGATGCGACGGACGACGCGGATGCGGACGTGGACGACGCGGCCGAGGTGTTCGCCGGCGACTTGCGCATCTACGACCGTAGCGGGTTTTTGCTGGGTGGCCTTACCGGCTACACGATCAAGAAGGCGACCAGGGCTACGCTTCTCTCCGCTGTTGAAGGCCTGAACGAGCTGCTCTACGAGGTTGCGTGGCGGGATCGCCCGCTTCCTCCGGGGATGGCCGACGCAGCGTTTCTTACCGACCCGGCGGCCGTCGCGGGTGGGACCAGGCTGTTCACGGGATACCTGTCGGACGAAGGGGTCGGCGCCGAGGACCGGGATGCGCTCCTCGACGACCTGGAACGGGTATCGCGCGCCTATGCCCTGCTGGCGCTGGACCGCCTGGGATGGGAGCGCAAGGCCGGCGCGGTGGTGCGGACGACCGAGTTGCGAGGGCTCCTCCAGGTACGGGACGAGCACACTCGGCTCTTCCGCCGGATGCTCGAGATGCTGGCCCGGTCGGGGATGCTCGAAGAAACCGAAGACGGTTTCATCGTGATCGTCTCGTCGGGCGAACCGCTGCCCCCCGGGATGCCTGCGGATGCGGATGCGTACGCCGCTCGGATGGCGGAACGGTATGCGCACGGCTCGAACGAAATCGGGCTCTTCCGGAGGAGCGGTGACGCCCTCGCCGAGGTGCTTCGCGGTCGCGAGGACCCGCTGTCGCTGTTGTTCAGCAGCGGTGAGCCGACTGCGGCCGACCTCTATCTGAAGGCGCCGGTGGCGCGCGCGGCCAACCGCATGCTGGCCGACGCTATCCGCTCTCTCCTCGCCGAGTCGGCCCCGGGGCGGCGACTGCGGGTCATCGAGGTGGGCGCGGGGACGGGATCGGCGACCGCTTCCGTATTGCCCGAGCTGCCGGCCGGCCGGTTTGAGTACGTCTACACAGACATCTCGGCCGGTTTCTTCGCGGAGGCGGAGGCGCGCTTCGCGGACAGCGGGGCACTGATCGACTACCGGGTGCTCGACATCGAAAAGGACCCGGTGGAGCAGGGCTTCGACGCCCACGGCTACGACCTGCTTGTCGCCTCCAATGTCCTCCACGCGACGCGCTTTCTGGACGAGACCCTCGCCCACTGCCGCGATCTGCTCGCCCCCTCCGGGCAACTGGTGGCGCTCGAGAACCTGCGCGGACAGGGCTGGTTGGACCTGACATTTGGTCAACTGGACGGGTGGTGGCGCTTCGCCGACCGCTATCGCCCTCACCACGCGCTCGCCGGTCCGGCGGTCTGGCTGCAGGTCCTCGAGGACGCCGACTTCGGCGAGGTCGAGGTGCTGGGCGTGGACGCGTCCGATCCCAACGCGAATCCCGACCGGGGCGTGATTGTCGCGCGTGGCCCGGTGGAGGTGGCCGAGGCTCCCGGCGTCTGGATCGTCGCCGGGGACGAAGGCGGCGTGGCGAAAGAGCTGGCCCGAAAGCTCGCGACGCGCAACCAAACGGTGGTGCTGGCGGGGCATGATCCCACGCGCAGCGGCATGGAAGCGACGCCGGAGGACGGAGACCGGACGGACGCGGCGCCCGTCCGGGAAGGCGGCGCCCGCGACGGCGGCCCCCGCGTGGTCGGCGCAACCCTCGACATGGAGCGGCGCGAGGATTGGGAGGCTTTGGTCAACGGCCTTCCGGACGCGACGCCGCTCGCCGGTATCGCGCACCTCGTGGCGCTGGACGGTTACGGCCCCGGCGCGACCGCCGCACAGATGTCGGGTGATGCGAGGCGCGCGACTTCCACCGCCTTGGCACTGGTCCAGGGCGCGGCGGACTCCGATGCGGCACCCGCGAACGGGCTCTGGCTGGTGACCCGCGGCGGCCAGGTGTTGGAACGCGAGCGCGAGGGCCAGCTCTCGGGTGCGCTCCTTTGGGGCTTCGGCAAGGTGGTGGCCAGGGAGGCCCCCGACCTGCGTCCGCGCATGCTCGATCTGGATCCGGAGGCGCCCGTTTCCGTGTCCGACATGGCCGACGAGCTCCTCCACCCCGAGGCCGAGAACCACATCGCCTATCGCGCCGGCCTGCGCCGCGTCGCGCGCCTGGTGCGGGCCGGCACGGGGACGGAACGGCTGGCCGTACCGGACGGGACCGACTGGCAGCTCGAACCCGATTCCGCAGGCGCCCTCGAACGCATGAGCGTGGCTCTCCTGCCGCCACGTGCGCTCGGGCCGCGCGACGTGCGCATCGCCGTCGAGGCCACCGGGCTCAATTTCTGGGATGTCTTCCGTTCGATCGGCTTCATCGACGAGGGGCTTCTCGGAGGTGAGATGTGCGGGCGCGTCCTCGAGGTGGGTCCCGGCGTGTCCGCGGTGTCCGTCGGCGACCGCATCGTCGGTCTGGCGTTCGGCACCTTCGGTCCCGAAGCGGTCACCCGCGAGGAGATGGTGTGCCCGGCCCCGACAAACGCGCCCGCAACCGCGCTCGCCACGCTCCCGACGGCGTTCGTTTCCGCCGACCTTTCCTATGAACTGGCTAGGCTGCAGCCCGGGGACCGCGTGCTGATTCACGCCGGCGCGGGGGGCGTGGGACTGGCGGCCATCCAACTGGCGCAGGCGCTGGGAGCGGAGGTGTTCGCCACTGCGAGCGCCCGCAAGCGCGACTATCTTCGTTCGCTGGGCGTCGAACACGTCTTCGACAGCCGCCGGACGGCGTTCGGCAAGGAGACCCTCGAGGCCACGGAGGGCGCGGGAGTCGACGTCGTGCTGAACAGCCTCACCGGTGAAGGCTTCATCGACTCCAGCCTCGCGTGTCTGGCCAACGGTGGACGCTTCATCGAGCTGGCGCGGCGCGACATCCTCAGTCCCCGGGAGATGGCTGCGGTCCGTCCCGACGTCGACTATCACATCCTCGAGCTGGACACGCTCAAGGAGCACGATCCGGGATGGCCCGGAACCTCGCTGAAGAGGGTGATGGGGCGCTTCGCCGCAGGCGGCGTCACGCCGCTCAGCCACACCCGATGGCCGCTGACCGAGGCGGAGCCGGCCATGAGGTACATGCGGGCCGCCAGGCACATCGGCAAGATCGTGTTCACGACGTCCCCCCTCGCTCGCGGACACCTGCGACCGGATCGGACATACCTGGTGACCGGAGGCCTCGGCGGGATCGGCTGCGCGGTGGCTAGGTGGCTGGCGGACCGAGGCGCCGGCGCGATCGCGCTGAACGGCCGACGGGAGCCGGACGCGGAAGCCGCCGAGACCATCGAGGCGCTCCAAGCGCGGGGCATCACGGTGCGGGCGGAGCTAGCGGACGTGAGCGATGCGGGCGCTCTGGACGAGATGCTCGCGCGGATGGAGCGGGATCTGCCTCCGCTCGGAGGTGTGATTCACAGCGTGGGCGTCCTGTCGGATCAGTCCCTCGGAAATCAGAGCTGGGACCGCTTCCGGCGGGTGCTTTGGCCCAAGGTGCTCGGCGCGTGGCACCTCCACCGCGCCACCGTGGATCAGGACCTGGACATGTTCGTCCTTTTCTCCAGCGTCGCGGGCGTGCTGGGCAACGCGGGCCAGGCCAACCACGCGGCCGCCAACGCCTTCCTGGACCAGCTCGCCGCCCATCGCCGCTCGCTGGGGCTTGCCGGGCAGTCCATAGCGTGGGGTGCCTGGGCGGGGCTGGGCGAGGCGGAGGAACAGCGCGAGCGGATCGCAAGTCAGCTGGCTGCTTCCGGAACCGGATGGATCAGCCCGCAGCAGGGCTTGCGCGCACTGGAGCGGGTCGTGCGCGACGATCCCACGACGGCGATCGTCGCGGCGGTGGACTGGGAGGTCTACGGCGATGCGGCCGAGAGTCGCTCCCCCCTGCTGGAGGACCTGCTCGCGACCGACGGTGACGGCGACGCCGATGCGTCCGATCTGGCGGACGATCTGATGGCGGCTCTGCGGGAGACGCCCCCCTCCGGACGCGAAGAGCTGCTGGTGTCGTTCCTTAAGCAGGAAGTGAAGGCGGTGCTGAGGCTGTCGGCGTCCCCGTCGTCCTCGGTCGCGTTCTTCGATCTGGGGATGGATTCGCTCATGGCGGTGGAACTGCGCAACCGCCTCAACCGGGCGTTCGCCGGGGAGTACGTCGCCCCCAACACCGTCGTGTTCGACTTTCCGGACATCGCGGAGTTGGCCGGCCACCTGGCAGTGGAGCTCGGTGCCGCGACCCCGACCGCCCAGGAGGAACCGGAGCGTGAGCCGGGACCGCGAACGCGAATCGAGAGCCGGGATGGCGCCATCGCGATCGTGGGGATGGCGTGTCGCTTCCCGGGGGCGCCCGACCTTGCCGCCTTCTGGCGCCTCCTCGAAACCGGCCGCGACCTGGTGACGGAGGGACGCCGCGACCACGGTTCCTGGGATGGCATTGCGGGGAATCCGAACGATTCGCGGGACGCGGTCCGCCGTGGCGCCTTCCTCGAGGATGTCGACAAATTCGACGCCAGATTCTTCCGTATCACGCCGATCGAGGCGCAGATGATGGATCCGCGGCAGCGGTTGCTGCTCGAGACGACCTGGCATGCCCTGGAGGACGCCGGGATCGATCCTTCGGCGCTGCGGGGCAGTTCCACAGGGGTGTACGTGGGCGTCGGCAACGGCGACTACAGGGATGTGGCCGTCGCGGCCGGCGAGGACCACGGCTACCTGGGTACGACCATAAGCGTGACCGCCGGCCGGATCGCCTTCACATTCGGCTTGAATGGGCCCGCAGTGCCGGTGGACATGGCCTGTGCCTCCTCGCTGGCAGCCGTGCATCAGGCCGTTTCCGCGCTTCGCCACGAGGAGGTGGAGCTGGCCCTGGTCGGTGGCGTGAACGCGATTCTCTCTCCCGGGATCGCAACCTTCATGCGTGAGGCCGGCATGCTCTCGAAGCGGGGACGGTGCAGCGCCTTCGACGCGGGAGCCGACGGCTTCGTGCGCGGCGAGGGATGCGGGATGGTCGTCCTGAAGCGCTTGCGCGATGCCGCAGCCGAGGGGGACCGTATCTGGGGCGCGATCCGCGGGTCGGCGGTAAACCAGAACGGGGCGAGCGCGGGGCTGACCATCCCCAATGGACCGGCACAGGAACGGGTTATCGAAGAAGCGCTCGCGCGCGCCGGAATCGCTCCGGGAGACGTGGACTACCTGGAGGCGCACGGAGCCGGTTCCGACTTGGGCGACCCGATCGAGGTACTCGCCGCCTCCGCCGTCTACGGGCGTGGAAGAGAGCCAGCGCGCCCGCTCCTGGTGGGCTCCGTCAAGACCAACCTGGGCCATCAGGAGTGCGCGGCGGGAGTGGCGAGCCTCATCAAGGCCGTCCTGGCGATGAATGCGGGACTGATTCCGAAGCATCTGCATTTCAGCGATCCCAGTCCGCACCTGGAATGGGACCAGCTCCCGATCCGGGTCGCCTCGGAGCCGATGGTCTGGCCTGCCCATCCGGATCGGCCCGCACGTGCCGGCGTCAGCGCCTTCGGTATCTCGGGGACGAACGCGCATGTGGTTGTCGAAGCGGGCGCCGTGGAGGAGAGTCCTTGCCGGGTCGCGGTCACACCTCGGGCCGCAGGTCCCGCTCGGAGGGTGCCGGCCGAGTTGCCCGGAAACGCGGTCGAGATCCCACCACCCCGTGGGGACATTGCTCGCCTTGACACGCGCGTCCTGCCCCTCTCCGGGACGTCGCCGCCGGCGTTGCGGGCACTGGCCGAGCGGTACTGGACCTGGCTGGACCAACACGAAGGGGCTTTCCCTGCGGAAGACGGCGCGGCGGCCTCCCTGCTCGGCGACATGGCTTGGACGGCCGGCGTTGGGCGCAGTCACTTCGCGCGCCGAGCAGGTGTGGTCTTCCGCGACGCCGAGTCGTTGCGGGAGGGACTGAGCGCCTTGCTCGAGGCGGACCTGGGGCCGGAACCCAAGGGGATGCCCGCGCCCCCCGCACCCCCCAGGACAGCCTTCGTGTACGCCGGCGAAGGCAGCGAGCGGATCGGAATGGGGCGGGATCTCTACGCGGCCGAGCCCGTGGTCCGCGCGCTGCTGGATCGGTGCGACGCCGTGTTCGGGGCGGAACGAGGCGGCCCCTCCCTGATCGACGTCATGTTCGGGCGAGCGGGCGCGGCCGGCAGGCTGGACGATCCCGAGGGGGCGCAGCCGGCCATCTACGCGCTTGCATGCGCGCGCACGGCGCTCTGGTCGAGCGTGGGCGTACGCCCTGCGGTGGTGGCCGGCCATGGGATCGGTGAGCTGGCCGCCGCGTGGGCCGCAGGCGTGGTCACCCTGGAGGACGGGCTGCGGATCGCCGCAGCCCGCGGCGCCGCGATGAGCCGGCCTAGGGTGCGCATGGCGGCTGCGGCCCCGGCAGGCGACCCCTCCGCTCCGGATCGGGATCCGCTGGCCGAATTGGAGGCGGCGTGCGCCGGGATGTCGTTCTCACGCCCCGAGATCGTGATGATCGGCCACGACACCGGCACCGTTCTGGCTGCGGACGCAGCGCTCGACGGCGAGTACTGGCGGCGGTGGGCGAACGCGCCGGACACGTCCCTCGGACCGGCCCTCGCGCTCGCGGGGACGCTGGCGGAACAGGATGTGGAACTCGTCTTCGAGATCGGTGCGCGGCCCGGACCCGGACCCACCCCGCTTCAGGTCTGGTCGGACGGGGGCGACCCGCCCGACCGCAGCTTCGCGGAGTCGGTGGCACGCGCGTACGAGGCGGGATTGCCGATTTCGTTCGCCGGTCTGTTCGCGGGAGAGGAGCGGCGCCGGATCTCCCTTCCCGTCTATCCGTTCCAGCGCAGAAGACACTGGTTCGGTCCGGCCGGATGA